The proteins below come from a single Parageobacillus toebii NBRC 107807 genomic window:
- a CDS encoding sugar phosphate nucleotidyltransferase has translation MKALLLAGGLGTRLRPLTENLPKPMAPIANRPWLEHLITHLREQGVDQFVIAAHHCSDVIRRYFGDGRRWGVKIEYALEPFPMGTAGAIKNAERLLDERFLVFNADIVHLPQLIPLLEFHRQHGGIATIALTEVDDPSSYGVVEQDDTGRILRFIEKPRPEEAPSNRINAGLYILEPEVMRYIPAQREVSIERETFPRLIQENAGVYGMVSSGYWRDMGTPARYRQVHWDALDRRFPLSMQGRQVQPGVWTGEGVELGSGVLLVPPVLIGNNVKVGDQAVIGPYAVIGDNCYIGARVHCSNSILWDRSVVRDGSRLSNSIFGYRTVAPAGEEFKNSIINQPQEVMQA, from the coding sequence ATGAAAGCATTGCTGCTAGCTGGAGGTTTGGGCACACGTCTACGTCCGCTAACTGAAAACCTACCGAAACCAATGGCACCCATTGCAAATCGCCCATGGTTGGAACACCTCATCACTCATCTGCGTGAACAAGGCGTCGATCAGTTTGTCATAGCCGCTCACCACTGCTCAGATGTGATTCGTCGTTACTTCGGCGACGGACGGCGCTGGGGAGTGAAGATTGAGTATGCTCTCGAACCGTTTCCGATGGGGACGGCAGGAGCCATCAAAAACGCGGAGCGACTACTCGATGAGCGGTTCTTGGTTTTCAACGCCGACATCGTCCACTTGCCACAGTTGATTCCTCTTCTTGAGTTTCACCGCCAGCACGGTGGAATTGCCACCATTGCACTGACAGAAGTAGATGATCCTTCTTCATACGGAGTAGTTGAACAGGATGATACCGGACGGATCTTGCGTTTTATTGAGAAACCGCGCCCTGAAGAGGCACCGTCAAATCGAATCAACGCCGGCTTGTACATCCTCGAACCGGAGGTTATGCGTTATATTCCGGCGCAACGCGAGGTCTCGATTGAACGCGAAACGTTCCCGCGTTTGATTCAGGAAAACGCTGGCGTCTACGGTATGGTAAGCAGTGGCTACTGGCGCGACATGGGAACTCCGGCACGTTATCGCCAAGTCCATTGGGATGCGCTCGACCGACGTTTTCCTCTTTCCATGCAAGGGCGTCAGGTTCAGCCTGGTGTTTGGACAGGGGAAGGCGTCGAATTAGGTTCCGGCGTCCTCTTGGTGCCACCGGTATTAATTGGAAATAATGTGAAAGTAGGCGACCAAGCGGTGATTGGTCCATACGCGGTGATTGGTGATAACTGCTACATCGGTGCTCGCGTGCATTGTTCGAACTCCATCCTTTGGGATCGTTCAGTCGTGCGCGATGGTAGCCGTCTCAGCAACAGCATTTTCGGGTATCGGACCGTGGCGCCTGCCGGCGAGGAGTTCAAAAATTCCATTATCAACCAACCTCAAGAGGTGATGCAGGCATGA